The sequence below is a genomic window from Henriciella marina DSM 19595.
AGCCCGACGCCAGCTTCTTCGGCGACGCTGGCGGCGCTCGGATCCATATCTCCCGCCTCGATCAAGGCGAAGAGCGCGTCGACGATCTGTTCGCGGCTGCGCTGGCTACGCGCTTTGCGGCCGTCACCGGAGGTGTCGTCGCTGACAAGTCTGATATCTGGCTTCTCTGTCATGCAGCGTGTTCTAGAGCTGGCAGCGCTTCAGTCGAGCAGTTTATGGCGAACGATGCGATCGCTGCCCGCTGGCAGGCTAATCATGAGGCCATCCTCGCCAATCGCGGCCCGGCCATTGAACGCATCATCAACGCCCTCCAGGAAAGGGGCATGCAAGAATTTGTTCGGCAAAGGCGGCACCATATGGGTGAACACCAGTTCCCGCACGCCCGCGTCTTGGGCCGTTTCGGCGGCTTCAACAGGGCTTGCATGATAATCGAGAATATCCCTGAAGATCTTGGATAGAGATGCATCGCCATTCGAGGCCGCCGCATCCGCCAGTGTCGCCACCATTTCCCGGTTCAGGGCTTCGTGAATGAGGAGGTCAGTGCCCGCCGCAGCGCTTGCAACTGCCTCGCTCTTGACCGTGTCACCGCTGATTGTGACCGACCTTCCCGCGTAATCGACGCGGTAGCCAAAAGCCGGCGAGACAGGGCTGTGATCGACCAGGAACGCTGAAACGCGTGCGCCGACAGCATCGAACACAACCCGGGAGCTGCCATCCGGGGGCAGATCAAGCTCGGTCGCGGCGGCGCCGAACCCAGCCGGGTTGGCAATGTCCTCGCCATGATGGGCGATCCGGTAGCCCGCATCGGTGCGGTAGGCCTGAATAAACCCATCAACCACGGGGGTTATCCCGACCGGGCCTGAAATCTCGACCGGGCTGGACCGCGATCCCCCCACCCAGGCCTGCAGCATCAACTCACCGAGACCGTCAATGTGATCAGAATGCAGATGCGTGAAATAGACATGCTCGGTCTCACCAACCGGAAACCCCATCCGCGCCAAGTTTCTTATACTGCCTGAGCCTGTGTCGAAAACAAATCCCATCCGTCCCGCCAGAACACCGACGCACGGCCCTGCGCGGTCCGCATCCGGCAACGGGGAGCCAGTCCCGCAGAGATAGACATGGAGGCCGTCGTCCAGATCTTCGCTCTGATCAACCCCAACCAGCTGCCCGGCCATCCGCTCATAGACATGCCCGCCGATCTGCATCCTGAACAGCCAGAGCCCCGCGAGGGCGATAAGGCCGATCACTGCCAGTCCGAACGCGCCCCGCACCACCCATCTCATCGCTCAATCCCTCGCCAACAGACGCCGCGCCCAATCGGCATCGCCAAGATCTGGCGGCAGCACACATTCGATGTTCAACTGACCTTTCAGGCCCGCTGCCCGGTGAACCGCTGCCTCCTGCCAGGCTTCGGACATGGACATGGCCACCATGTCGGACCGGCGCGGATACTCGGCGATTGCAATCTCGTCCCAAAGCTCTTCGACACGGCCGAGCGACAGAAAATTCACATCGAGCGCCAGGATAACCCGGCCTCCAAAGTCTTTCAGGATTTCTGAAACGGCGCGCCCATAGATCTGGTAGGCTTCGCGCCCCGATAGGTCGGATTCTCGGCCATCGGCATACTCGGCCTTCTCCCGGAATTTCAGGAGGTTGAGCATGTAGATCGGGCCGTCCGGACCTGGCTGCATCATGGCCTCGACCTGTTTGGAGTCGCTCGGCATCAGTTCATTGGTGACGTCCATGTTTCCCTCTCTCAAACAGGCTTGTCGCCTGCAATCGCACCCGCATTCGAAACGTCCAGAGCGCGATTCAAAGCATCCTCGATTACCCAGAGCCGGTCCTGTCCCCAGATGGAACCATCGCCAACCCGAAAGCTCGGCACACCCCAGATCCCGAGCGCCATCATCTCGCTACGATTGGTCTCTGCTTCTGCCCGCCAATGATCACCGCCAATCAGCGTCTTTGCGTCCGACCAGCGAAGGCCGGCACGTTCGGTGATCTGCTTGAGACCCTTATCAGTGCCAGCATCCAGCCCCTCGGCCCAGACCCCGCTTAGAAAGCTCTGTGTAAACTCATAACCTTTGCCCTCTTTGATCGCCCAAGGCAGGATTGCGTAACCGCGCTCGACAGGCGTGCCGACAGGGTCGCAGACCTTTCCGAATGGAATGTCCATGCGCCGCGCTTCGCGCGCCGTGTCCTTAAGGATATAGAGCCCCTTCATGCGCGGGACTGGCAGGCCCCGCATCACCATCGGCAAGACGAACCGGAGCCTGAGGGTTGCGCCATAGGCCTCAGCAAGCGCTTTGGCGCGCTTGGCCGCGATTGCCGTGTAGGGGCTTCGGAATGACAGGTAGAAGTGAAGCTCAGCTTTGCCACCGAATTTGCCTACAGGGATCGCTTCCAGCACAGCTGGCGGAGCAAACAGGAATTCCCCGTGTCTGACGTCCTGGTCAGCCCCTTCATCTTGCAGGCGGGCTTCAAGATAGTGAAGCCGGTCGAGCCCCCAATACCATTCGCCTTGATAATGGAAGGTCGCGCCGAGATAATGACCCAGCTTGTCGCGCCGGGCATTCCCGTCTTCAACCAGGTCCGCGGCCTTTGCCCACCCGCTGGGCGCCTCGCCCTCCCCGGCCCAGAGCCAGCTTCCGATCGCGGCAGCCTCCTCTGCGAAGCGATCTGCCTCGATGGCTGCAGCCAGAGCGCCAAGCGCGACCTCGATCTTGTCATCGATCGGCTGCGCCCCTCGGTCTTCGAAGACAAGCCCGGCTTTCGCAGCAAGCAGCGCGGCGTCCTTTCGTGAATAGCTGATCAGTTTTTCCCGGTCAGGCGCAGCCCAGTCCGGCGGGGGCGACACCAATCGAGGCGCCAGCTCGACATCATAACGCCTGCAGAACTCTGGTAATATCTGCGCTGTCAACTGGGAATAGGGATCGGCGACATCATGAAAATACTCAACCTGTCTCATCCGTCCCTCCCGTACGCGCTTCTTTTCGGCTGCAACCCTGCGCTGCTGCAGCCTTCTGGGGCCGGCCAATCGCGAACTCACGTGGGCCGATATGAAGCTCTTCAACGACACGTGACGATTGATCCCTTACTCGGTAGAGAGTATAATTTGGCACGTATAGTGTCAATTCTATTTGAATGGATTGTGGTGAATGGCCAAGAGTGTCAGGACGATATCAGGCCTCTGCTTTGCAGCCGTTCTGACAGGCTGTGGCCTCACTGCCTGCGCCCCATCTCCAATGCCGCCCCCCTCTCAGTCTGAACAATGCAGCGGTCCGGCGCAGTCAGGCATGGTTCCGGTGATCGGCGGGCAATTCCTGATGGGGTCTGATACCGATTACCGTGAGGAGGCGCCTCAACACCGAAAGGCGGTCGCAGATTTCATGATCGCCACCACGGAAGTCACGAACAGCGATTTTGCCGCCTTTGTCGAGGCCACCGGTTATGTGACCACGGCAGAACAGTCGCCTGATCCGGCCCTCCTGCCCAAGAACAGCCCTTCCAGTTTTCGCCAACCGGGCGCGGCTGTCTTTCTGTCACCGGACGGATCCACTGCAGGCAACTGGCGCTATATTCCGGGTGCAAACTGGCGCCATCCCGACGGGCCGGCAAGCGACATAGATGGCAGGGACAGCCACCCTGTTGTCCAGGTTTCGCTAGCGGATGCCAAGGCGTATGCATCATGGAAAGGTGCCCGCCTGCCGACCGAAGCTGAATGGGAATACGCTGCGCGCGCAGGGCGTCCTGCGACCCGCTATGAGTGGGGCGATACACCGCCAACGCCTGACGATCCGAAGGCGAATACATGGCAGGGCCTTTTCCCGGTCGCCGACACGGGCGCAGATGGTTTCAGGAGCCGCGCGCCCGTTGGCTGTTTTGAAGCAAACCCCTGGGGGCTTCATGATATGACCGGAAATGTCTGGGAATGGACAGCCAGCACCTACCAACAGGTCGGCCGGCAAACGGCCGATCAGGTCATGGTGGTCAAAGGCGGCTCCTATCTCTGCGCGGCCAACTTCTGCAGACGCTATCGTCCACCTGCGCGCCAGGGCCAGGAAGCCAGCCTTCCCACAAACCATATCGGCTTCCGCATTGCCGCCGACACTGCGGCAACTGCGCAAGAATGAGGTTATGCCCGAAGCCTTCCAGACTGGGTTCTGAATTTCGCCATGCAGATTATTCGCGATATGGTTCGGCCTGTAACGCGAACATAGCAGCGTAGGCGCCGCCCGCTTTTAGCAGATTTTTGTGGGTGCCAGTCTCCTTAATCTGGCCCTTCTCAAGCAGGAGAATCATGTCTGCGGCTCGAAGGTTAGACAGCCGATGACTGATCAAGATCAGCGATCGGCCCGGCGCGAGCGGGCGTGCCATGAATGCCGCCTCTGCCTCCGCGTCCAGCGCAGCCGTTGGCTCATCGAGGATCAGGATATCTGCATCAGCATTGGCGTGGGCTCGGGCAATGGCCAGGCGCTGCCACTGCCCGCCGGAGAGGTCTACCCCTTCTGGAAAGCGTTTGGACAAGCGTGTATCGACACCGCTCTCCAGCTCAGCAACGAGCTCAGTAGCAAACCCCGCCTCAAGCGCCCTCTTCATCTCAGAGGTCGACATGGCGGACATTCCTGTCCCGGCTTCGACATTGTCGCGAACCGAGAATTTGAAATTGACGTGAGGTTGAAACATCACGCCAACCCGCGTTGCAATTGCCTCTGGCGCCCACTCAGTCAGGCTAAGTCCGTCCAGCCGAACCTCTCCCTTGTCAGGCTGGTAAAGACCGGCGGCGAGCTTGATGAGCGTCGTCTTGCCGGAACCGTTGACCCCGACCAGCCCGAGACGTGTGCCCGGCGGCAAATGAAAGCTGACACTATCGACCGCAGGCCTCTCTGCGCCCGGATACTGAAAGCTAACATCGATAAAGCGAAGCCCATCGCCGGGAACCGGACCGCAGGTGGATTGGCCACCCGGCCGCCCGTCTTCCAGATCCAGCAGGATGAAAAGCCGCGTGACATAGAGGACATCCTCAATGCTGCCCGTCACGGCCGACAGGAGCGAATTGACGCCGTTCTGGCCCTGCTTCAGGAGACCGATCAGCATCGTCATCTGGCCGAGGCTGAAACGTCCTGCGATCGTTACCCACACAATCCAGAGCTTGCCGCCGAGGAAAATCACCGACCCAAGAATGGCAAGCAAGGAAGCAATGACCGCCTGGCGCCCCTGCAGCTTTCGGTCGCCATCATGCATGTCATGGAAAAGCTGCGAAAACCGGCCCAGCAACGCCTCACCGAAACCGTAGTGCAACCGCTCGCGCGCGGCTGCTTCATTGGTCACCAGACTTTCCAGATAGTTGCGCTCTCGCATCTGCGGCGAGCGGGCTGTGTAAAAGCGGTAGGCGTCGCCGGAAAAGCGCAAATTGCCGATGAAGGCTGGAAGACCGCCCACCAGCATGAGGATGATGAGCCATGGTGCAGCCGCCGCAAGCAGAATGATGATCGACAGAAGCGTGACAGACGACTGCAGGACGTCGAAACCGCGCATGACCAGGCTGTAGGGCCGCGCCGCCGCGAACTGCTTTGCGTGGATAAGCATTTCTTGCACATGCGGCTCCTCTATCCGGGCGAGCGACAAGTGGCTGGCCTTGTCCAGGATCAGCCTTGCCACGGTATAGCCAAGCTCGGCGTGCAGCCGTGCCTTCAGGAAGACAAGTAAACGGCGCAGTACGAGAAGCACTGCCAGAATAGCGGCTTCCACAATAACCCAGCCCAGGGCGGCAGACCGATCAGCCTCAAGACCGCTATCGATTGCGGCCAGGACGGCATCAATCAACAGCTTTGAGACGTAAAGCGCGGCTGGCGGCAGCAGGGCGGCAAGAATTGTTAGCCCGGCAATTGAGGCGGCTAACGCCGGACGGGTCCGGGCGATAATCGCCAGCGTCCGGAAAGCCGCTGATGCCCTGTCCCGCCAGGGCGGAACCGGTTCATGCGTGCGCTCCGGTTCGATGTCTGGCATAGCCTGTCAGGCAACCTTTGCTTTCTGGGCGGCGGCCTCTTCGGCAAGCCGGCGCGACAGGACGGCGCCTTTGTGAGGAAAGACTTCTGCCGGCGCCGGGCGATCCAGGAAAGGCGCCAGTTTCTCGAACCCTTCGCCCGAACAGATATTGATCACGAGCAGATCACCCGGCCGGTCCTTGAAGTAGGCCATCACCTCCCGGACGTGCTGGGCATAGACCCAGGAAAACCGCTCAGGGCAGAAATTGTAGCAACCATAGACGGCCGCGCGGAGGAATTGGCGCATACGAAGATGCACTTCCTCGTCAGGATCGCCGACATCCTTGAATGCCGGACGATTATAATAATGACGCGAGACCGAGCCCAGCCAGCTTTCCTTGTCGCGCAGGGTAAGGATGAATTTCGACCCCGGATACTGCTTGTCGAGCTGCTGGTAGATCGGGATGGTCGTAATGTCGGTCAGACCATCGAAATAGCGCAGCAGCGTCAGGTCATACTGGGCATTGGCGATCTCGATATAGGTGTCCTCGTCGATCGGATAATGACTGCAATCAAAGCCCAGCATCTGAAGCCCCGCAGTCAGGCTTCGCGTGCCGGTGCGTGACAGGCCAAGCCCGAAGACTTTTGGCTTATCGGCCTTCTGACCATAGGCGATGCGATCGCAATTGGCCTGAAGCCAGTCATCAAGATCTTGTTGCGTGAAGGGCTCTTCGGCGCCATCGAGGCCGAGCTTTGCCAGTTCCGCCTCGGCATGTTGCGGGAGTGCGGCGATGAACTCATGCACCTCATCAGTCGTGGCCGTTTCCGGCACCTTGCGACGCGCAAAGTCGACGGCGTGGCGCGCAACTGTGAGATCGCAGAAGATCCCGTCCGTCGTCGTCCATTTCTTCAT
It includes:
- a CDS encoding MBL fold metallo-hydrolase; its protein translation is MRWVVRGAFGLAVIGLIALAGLWLFRMQIGGHVYERMAGQLVGVDQSEDLDDGLHVYLCGTGSPLPDADRAGPCVGVLAGRMGFVFDTGSGSIRNLARMGFPVGETEHVYFTHLHSDHIDGLGELMLQAWVGGSRSSPVEISGPVGITPVVDGFIQAYRTDAGYRIAHHGEDIANPAGFGAAATELDLPPDGSSRVVFDAVGARVSAFLVDHSPVSPAFGYRVDYAGRSVTISGDTVKSEAVASAAAGTDLLIHEALNREMVATLADAAASNGDASLSKIFRDILDYHASPVEAAETAQDAGVRELVFTHMVPPLPNKFLHAPFLEGVDDAFNGRAAIGEDGLMISLPAGSDRIVRHKLLD
- a CDS encoding DUF1330 domain-containing protein, which produces MDVTNELMPSDSKQVEAMMQPGPDGPIYMLNLLKFREKAEYADGRESDLSGREAYQIYGRAVSEILKDFGGRVILALDVNFLSLGRVEELWDEIAIAEYPRRSDMVAMSMSEAWQEAAVHRAAGLKGQLNIECVLPPDLGDADWARRLLARD
- a CDS encoding DsbA family protein, which codes for MRQVEYFHDVADPYSQLTAQILPEFCRRYDVELAPRLVSPPPDWAAPDREKLISYSRKDAALLAAKAGLVFEDRGAQPIDDKIEVALGALAAAIEADRFAEEAAAIGSWLWAGEGEAPSGWAKAADLVEDGNARRDKLGHYLGATFHYQGEWYWGLDRLHYLEARLQDEGADQDVRHGEFLFAPPAVLEAIPVGKFGGKAELHFYLSFRSPYTAIAAKRAKALAEAYGATLRLRFVLPMVMRGLPVPRMKGLYILKDTAREARRMDIPFGKVCDPVGTPVERGYAILPWAIKEGKGYEFTQSFLSGVWAEGLDAGTDKGLKQITERAGLRWSDAKTLIGGDHWRAEAETNRSEMMALGIWGVPSFRVGDGSIWGQDRLWVIEDALNRALDVSNAGAIAGDKPV
- a CDS encoding formylglycine-generating enzyme family protein translates to MVPVIGGQFLMGSDTDYREEAPQHRKAVADFMIATTEVTNSDFAAFVEATGYVTTAEQSPDPALLPKNSPSSFRQPGAAVFLSPDGSTAGNWRYIPGANWRHPDGPASDIDGRDSHPVVQVSLADAKAYASWKGARLPTEAEWEYAARAGRPATRYEWGDTPPTPDDPKANTWQGLFPVADTGADGFRSRAPVGCFEANPWGLHDMTGNVWEWTASTYQQVGRQTADQVMVVKGGSYLCAANFCRRYRPPARQGQEASLPTNHIGFRIAADTAATAQE
- a CDS encoding ABC transporter ATP-binding protein; protein product: MPDIEPERTHEPVPPWRDRASAAFRTLAIIARTRPALAASIAGLTILAALLPPAALYVSKLLIDAVLAAIDSGLEADRSAALGWVIVEAAILAVLLVLRRLLVFLKARLHAELGYTVARLILDKASHLSLARIEEPHVQEMLIHAKQFAAARPYSLVMRGFDVLQSSVTLLSIIILLAAAAPWLIILMLVGGLPAFIGNLRFSGDAYRFYTARSPQMRERNYLESLVTNEAAARERLHYGFGEALLGRFSQLFHDMHDGDRKLQGRQAVIASLLAILGSVIFLGGKLWIVWVTIAGRFSLGQMTMLIGLLKQGQNGVNSLLSAVTGSIEDVLYVTRLFILLDLEDGRPGGQSTCGPVPGDGLRFIDVSFQYPGAERPAVDSVSFHLPPGTRLGLVGVNGSGKTTLIKLAAGLYQPDKGEVRLDGLSLTEWAPEAIATRVGVMFQPHVNFKFSVRDNVEAGTGMSAMSTSEMKRALEAGFATELVAELESGVDTRLSKRFPEGVDLSGGQWQRLAIARAHANADADILILDEPTAALDAEAEAAFMARPLAPGRSLILISHRLSNLRAADMILLLEKGQIKETGTHKNLLKAGGAYAAMFALQAEPYRE
- a CDS encoding sulfotransferase family protein; its protein translation is MAKVDLVFRQIDERTRDVALELAIENIQPDSVHIIDNVRPFTECVAQMLRIDHDCDYVVYVDADCLILENIRPFIDGCDAPYVDAYVSDRFRGRLHCGVHITRIDLVRAMAAVEVPADDLKYVLRPESRLRNLAMKPMGSAKQFRNFDILHDHFQSYHHIFMKYALRQLRSRTKEQRQRLTRSMKKWTTTDGIFCDLTVARHAVDFARRKVPETATTDEVHEFIAALPQHAEAELAKLGLDGAEEPFTQQDLDDWLQANCDRIAYGQKADKPKVFGLGLSRTGTRSLTAGLQMLGFDCSHYPIDEDTYIEIANAQYDLTLLRYFDGLTDITTIPIYQQLDKQYPGSKFILTLRDKESWLGSVSRHYYNRPAFKDVGDPDEEVHLRMRQFLRAAVYGCYNFCPERFSWVYAQHVREVMAYFKDRPGDLLVINICSGEGFEKLAPFLDRPAPAEVFPHKGAVLSRRLAEEAAAQKAKVA